In a genomic window of Colius striatus isolate bColStr4 chromosome 2, bColStr4.1.hap1, whole genome shotgun sequence:
- the PHF10 gene encoding PHD finger protein 10 isoform X3 — MGSGDSSRSCETSSQDLGYSYFPAENLIEYKWPPDETGEYYMLQEQVSEYLGVTSFKRKYPDLERRDLSHKEKLYLRELNVITETQCTLGLTALRSDEVIDLMIKEYPAKHAEYSVILQEKERQRITDHYKEYSQMQQQNTQKVEASKVPEYIKKAAKKAAEFNSNLNRERMEERRAYFDLQTHIIQVPQGKYKILPTERTKVSPYPVALIPGQFQEYYKRYSPDELRYLPLNTALYEPPLDPELPALDSDGDSDDAEEGRGDEKRKTKGNSPKVIPNAICGICLKGKESNKKGKAEALIHCSQCDNSGHPSCLDMTPELVAMIKTYPWQCMECKTCIICGQPHHEEEMMFCDVCDRGYHTFCVGLDAIPSGRWICDCCQKDSPVPRRGGRRGKNSKEG, encoded by the exons ATGGGCTCAGGGGACAGTTCTAGGAGCTGTGAAACTTCTAGTCAAGACCTTGG ATACAGCTATTTTCCCGCTGAAAACTTAATAGAATACAAGTGGCCACCAGATGAAACAGGAGAATACTATATGCTTCAGGAGCAAGTCAGTGAATATTTGGGTGTGACttcctttaaaaggaaatatccag ATTTAGAAAGACGAGATTTATCTCACAAGGAGAAACTCTACCTCAGAGAACTAAATGTTATTACAGAGACTCAGTGCACACTAG GTCTAACAGCTTTACGTAGTGATGAAGTAATTGATCTTATGATTAAAGAATACCCTGCCAAACATGCCGAATATTCTGTTATACTGCAAGAGAAAGAACGTCAGCGAATAACAGATCATTATAAAGAGTACTCT caaatgcagcagcagaacaCACAGAAAGTAGAAGCCAGTAAAGTTCCAGAGTACATTAAAAAAGCTGCCAAGAAAGCTGCAGAATTCAACAGCAATTTGAACCGAGAGCGgatggaagaaagaagagccTATTTTGATTTACAGACACAT ATTATCCAGGTGCCtcaaggaaaatacaaaatcttACCTACAGAGAGAACAAAGGTTAGTCCTTACCCAGTGGCTCTCATACCCGGACAGTTCCAGGAATACTacaaaag GTACTCTCCAGATGAACTTCGTTACTTGCCGTTAAACACAGCTCTTTATGAACCTCCTTTGGATCCAGAGCTGCCGGCATTAGACAGTGACGGGGATTCAGATGATGCAGAGGAAGGGCGAGGTGATGAGAAACGGAAAACCAAAGGCAATTCg CCAAAGGTCATTCCAAATGCTATATGTGGAATTTGTCTGAAGGGTAAGGAGTCcaacaagaaaggaaaagctgaagcTCTTATACATTGCTCCCAGTGTGACAACAGTG GCCACCCTTCTTGCCTTGATATGACCCCGGAGCTTGTTGCTATGATTAAGACTTACCCTTGGCAATGTATGGAGTGTAAAACGTGCATTATATGCGGGCAGCCTCACCACGAAGAAGAAATGATGTTCTGTGATGTGTGTGACCGCGGTTATCACACTTTTTGCGTGGGTCTTGACGCTATCCCTTCAG GTCGCTGGATTTGTGATTGTTGTCAGAAAGACTCTCCTGTacccagaagaggaggaagaagggggaaaaacagCAAGGAGGgctaa
- the C2H6orf120 gene encoding UPF0669 protein C6orf120 homolog gives MAVRWRRVLTVFVAAQVLVVANAFEEEDVPEEWLLLHVVQGQIGAGNYSYLRLNHEGKIVLQMQSLKGDADLYVSDMTLHPSFDEYELQSVTCGQDIVRVPAHFRRPVGIGIYGHPSHLESEFEMKVYYDRTVVQYPFGEASYNPEEMEANQKYSQAAEDESQEEESVFWTILIGILKLILEILF, from the coding sequence ATGGCAGTGCGCTGGAGAAGAGTCCTGACGGTATTTGTGGCAGCTCAAGTACTAGTTGTGGCAAATGCCTTTGAGGAAGAGGATGTACCTGAAGAATGGCTTCTTCTTCACGTTGTTCAAGGTCAGATCGGGGCAGGAAACTACAGCTATTTGAGACTAAATCACGAGGGAAAGATAGTGCTTCAGATGCAGAGTTTGAAGGGTGATGCAGACTTGTATGTGTCTGACATGACGCTTCACCCCAGCTTTGACGAGTACGAGCTGCAGTCCGTGACCTGTGGCCAAGACATTGTCCGCGTGCCCGCGCACTTCCGCCGCCCCGTAGGCATCGGCATTTACGGGCACCCCTCTCACCTGGAGAGCGAGTTTGAAATGAAAGTGTACTACGACCGAACGGTTGTGCAGTATCCCTTTGGCGAGGCTTCTTACAACCCTGAGGAGATGGAGGCAAACCAGAAATACTCACAGGCCGCAGAAGATGAATCTCAGGAGGAGGAGTCGGTCTTCTGGACTATACTTATTGGGATCTTGAAATTAATACttgaaattcttttttaa
- the PHF10 gene encoding PHD finger protein 10 isoform X4, translating to MAAVLSPRLCDSDPATPGAQSLKDDTEENSNDGSQPSKRRRMGSGDSSRSCETSSQDLGYSYFPAENLIEYKWPPDETGEYYMLQEQVSEYLGVTSFKRKYPDLERRDLSHKEKLYLRELNVITETQCTLGLTALRSDEVIDLMIKEYPAKHAEYSVILQEKERQRITDHYKEYSQMQQQNTQKVEASKVPEYIKKAAKKAAEFNSNLNRERMEERRAYFDLQTHIIQVPQGKYKILPTERTKVSPYPVALIPGQFQEYYKRYSPDELRYLPLNTALYEPPLDPELPALDSDGDSDDAEEGRGDEKRKTKGNSDNSSGNVSEGDCATDNQEESFQGRQKTRDKSATPRKDGSKRSVLSKSVPGYKPKVIPNAICGICLKGKESNKKGKAEALIHCSQCDNSGHPSCLDMTPELVAMIKTYPWQCMECKTCIICGQPHHEEEMMFCDVCDRGYHTFCVGLDAIPSGRWICDCCQKDSPVPRRGGRRGKNSKEG from the exons gatgacacagaagaaaattcCAATGACGGCAGCCAGCCATCCAAAAGACGACGTATGGGCTCAGGGGACAGTTCTAGGAGCTGTGAAACTTCTAGTCAAGACCTTGG ATACAGCTATTTTCCCGCTGAAAACTTAATAGAATACAAGTGGCCACCAGATGAAACAGGAGAATACTATATGCTTCAGGAGCAAGTCAGTGAATATTTGGGTGTGACttcctttaaaaggaaatatccag ATTTAGAAAGACGAGATTTATCTCACAAGGAGAAACTCTACCTCAGAGAACTAAATGTTATTACAGAGACTCAGTGCACACTAG GTCTAACAGCTTTACGTAGTGATGAAGTAATTGATCTTATGATTAAAGAATACCCTGCCAAACATGCCGAATATTCTGTTATACTGCAAGAGAAAGAACGTCAGCGAATAACAGATCATTATAAAGAGTACTCT caaatgcagcagcagaacaCACAGAAAGTAGAAGCCAGTAAAGTTCCAGAGTACATTAAAAAAGCTGCCAAGAAAGCTGCAGAATTCAACAGCAATTTGAACCGAGAGCGgatggaagaaagaagagccTATTTTGATTTACAGACACAT ATTATCCAGGTGCCtcaaggaaaatacaaaatcttACCTACAGAGAGAACAAAGGTTAGTCCTTACCCAGTGGCTCTCATACCCGGACAGTTCCAGGAATACTacaaaag GTACTCTCCAGATGAACTTCGTTACTTGCCGTTAAACACAGCTCTTTATGAACCTCCTTTGGATCCAGAGCTGCCGGCATTAGACAGTGACGGGGATTCAGATGATGCAGAGGAAGGGCGAGGTGATGAGAAACGGAAAACCAAAGGCAATTCg GACAATTCATCTGGCAATGTATCTGAAGGTGATTGCGCCACAGACAACCAGGAGGAGTCTTTTCAGGGAAGACAAAAAACAAGAGACAAAAGTGCTACTCCAAGAAAAGATGGTTCCAAACGTTCTGTATTATCCAAATCAGTTCCTGGGTACAAG CCAAAGGTCATTCCAAATGCTATATGTGGAATTTGTCTGAAGGGTAAGGAGTCcaacaagaaaggaaaagctgaagcTCTTATACATTGCTCCCAGTGTGACAACAGTG GCCACCCTTCTTGCCTTGATATGACCCCGGAGCTTGTTGCTATGATTAAGACTTACCCTTGGCAATGTATGGAGTGTAAAACGTGCATTATATGCGGGCAGCCTCACCACGAAGAAGAAATGATGTTCTGTGATGTGTGTGACCGCGGTTATCACACTTTTTGCGTGGGTCTTGACGCTATCCCTTCAG GTCGCTGGATTTGTGATTGTTGTCAGAAAGACTCTCCTGTacccagaagaggaggaagaagggggaaaaacagCAAGGAGGgctaa
- the PHF10 gene encoding PHD finger protein 10 isoform X2, whose product MAAVLSPRLCDSDPATPGAQSLKDDTEENSNDGSQPSKRRRMGSGDSSRSCETSSQDLGYSYFPAENLIEYKWPPDETGEYYMLQEQVSEYLGVTSFKRKYPERRDLSHKEKLYLRELNVITETQCTLGLTALRSDEVIDLMIKEYPAKHAEYSVILQEKERQRITDHYKEYSQMQQQNTQKVEASKVPEYIKKAAKKAAEFNSNLNRERMEERRAYFDLQTHIIQVPQGKYKILPTERTKVSPYPVALIPGQFQEYYKRYSPDELRYLPLNTALYEPPLDPELPALDSDGDSDDAEEGRGDEKRKTKGNSPKVIPNAICGICLKGKESNKKGKAEALIHCSQCDNSGHPSCLDMTPELVAMIKTYPWQCMECKTCIICGQPHHEEEMMFCDVCDRGYHTFCVGLDAIPSGRWICDCCQKDSPVPRRGGRRGKNSKEG is encoded by the exons gatgacacagaagaaaattcCAATGACGGCAGCCAGCCATCCAAAAGACGACGTATGGGCTCAGGGGACAGTTCTAGGAGCTGTGAAACTTCTAGTCAAGACCTTGG ATACAGCTATTTTCCCGCTGAAAACTTAATAGAATACAAGTGGCCACCAGATGAAACAGGAGAATACTATATGCTTCAGGAGCAAGTCAGTGAATATTTGGGTGTGACttcctttaaaaggaaatatccag AAAGACGAGATTTATCTCACAAGGAGAAACTCTACCTCAGAGAACTAAATGTTATTACAGAGACTCAGTGCACACTAG GTCTAACAGCTTTACGTAGTGATGAAGTAATTGATCTTATGATTAAAGAATACCCTGCCAAACATGCCGAATATTCTGTTATACTGCAAGAGAAAGAACGTCAGCGAATAACAGATCATTATAAAGAGTACTCT caaatgcagcagcagaacaCACAGAAAGTAGAAGCCAGTAAAGTTCCAGAGTACATTAAAAAAGCTGCCAAGAAAGCTGCAGAATTCAACAGCAATTTGAACCGAGAGCGgatggaagaaagaagagccTATTTTGATTTACAGACACAT ATTATCCAGGTGCCtcaaggaaaatacaaaatcttACCTACAGAGAGAACAAAGGTTAGTCCTTACCCAGTGGCTCTCATACCCGGACAGTTCCAGGAATACTacaaaag GTACTCTCCAGATGAACTTCGTTACTTGCCGTTAAACACAGCTCTTTATGAACCTCCTTTGGATCCAGAGCTGCCGGCATTAGACAGTGACGGGGATTCAGATGATGCAGAGGAAGGGCGAGGTGATGAGAAACGGAAAACCAAAGGCAATTCg CCAAAGGTCATTCCAAATGCTATATGTGGAATTTGTCTGAAGGGTAAGGAGTCcaacaagaaaggaaaagctgaagcTCTTATACATTGCTCCCAGTGTGACAACAGTG GCCACCCTTCTTGCCTTGATATGACCCCGGAGCTTGTTGCTATGATTAAGACTTACCCTTGGCAATGTATGGAGTGTAAAACGTGCATTATATGCGGGCAGCCTCACCACGAAGAAGAAATGATGTTCTGTGATGTGTGTGACCGCGGTTATCACACTTTTTGCGTGGGTCTTGACGCTATCCCTTCAG GTCGCTGGATTTGTGATTGTTGTCAGAAAGACTCTCCTGTacccagaagaggaggaagaagggggaaaaacagCAAGGAGGgctaa
- the PHF10 gene encoding PHD finger protein 10 isoform X5 — protein MAAVLSPRLCDSDPATPGAQSLKDDTEENSNDGSQPSKRRRMGSGDSSRSCETSSQDLGYSYFPAENLIEYKWPPDETGEYYMLQEQVSEYLGVTSFKRKYPERRDLSHKEKLYLRELNVITETQCTLGLTALRSDEVIDLMIKEYPAKHAEYSVILQEKERQRITDHYKEYSQMQQQNTQKVEASKVPEYIKKAAKKAAEFNSNLNRERMEERRAYFDLQTHIIQVPQGKYKILPTERTKVSPYPVALIPGQFQEYYKRYSPDELRYLPLNTALYEPPLDPELPALDSDGDSDDAEEGRGDEKRKTKGNSDNSSGNVSEGDCATDNQEESFQGRQKTRDKSATPRKDGSKRSVLSKSVPGYKPKVIPNAICGICLKGKESNKKGKAEALIHCSQCDNSGHPSCLDMTPELVAMIKTYPWQCMECKTCIICGQPHHEEEMMFCDVCDRGYHTFCVGLDAIPSGRWICDCCQKDSPVPRRGGRRGKNSKEG, from the exons gatgacacagaagaaaattcCAATGACGGCAGCCAGCCATCCAAAAGACGACGTATGGGCTCAGGGGACAGTTCTAGGAGCTGTGAAACTTCTAGTCAAGACCTTGG ATACAGCTATTTTCCCGCTGAAAACTTAATAGAATACAAGTGGCCACCAGATGAAACAGGAGAATACTATATGCTTCAGGAGCAAGTCAGTGAATATTTGGGTGTGACttcctttaaaaggaaatatccag AAAGACGAGATTTATCTCACAAGGAGAAACTCTACCTCAGAGAACTAAATGTTATTACAGAGACTCAGTGCACACTAG GTCTAACAGCTTTACGTAGTGATGAAGTAATTGATCTTATGATTAAAGAATACCCTGCCAAACATGCCGAATATTCTGTTATACTGCAAGAGAAAGAACGTCAGCGAATAACAGATCATTATAAAGAGTACTCT caaatgcagcagcagaacaCACAGAAAGTAGAAGCCAGTAAAGTTCCAGAGTACATTAAAAAAGCTGCCAAGAAAGCTGCAGAATTCAACAGCAATTTGAACCGAGAGCGgatggaagaaagaagagccTATTTTGATTTACAGACACAT ATTATCCAGGTGCCtcaaggaaaatacaaaatcttACCTACAGAGAGAACAAAGGTTAGTCCTTACCCAGTGGCTCTCATACCCGGACAGTTCCAGGAATACTacaaaag GTACTCTCCAGATGAACTTCGTTACTTGCCGTTAAACACAGCTCTTTATGAACCTCCTTTGGATCCAGAGCTGCCGGCATTAGACAGTGACGGGGATTCAGATGATGCAGAGGAAGGGCGAGGTGATGAGAAACGGAAAACCAAAGGCAATTCg GACAATTCATCTGGCAATGTATCTGAAGGTGATTGCGCCACAGACAACCAGGAGGAGTCTTTTCAGGGAAGACAAAAAACAAGAGACAAAAGTGCTACTCCAAGAAAAGATGGTTCCAAACGTTCTGTATTATCCAAATCAGTTCCTGGGTACAAG CCAAAGGTCATTCCAAATGCTATATGTGGAATTTGTCTGAAGGGTAAGGAGTCcaacaagaaaggaaaagctgaagcTCTTATACATTGCTCCCAGTGTGACAACAGTG GCCACCCTTCTTGCCTTGATATGACCCCGGAGCTTGTTGCTATGATTAAGACTTACCCTTGGCAATGTATGGAGTGTAAAACGTGCATTATATGCGGGCAGCCTCACCACGAAGAAGAAATGATGTTCTGTGATGTGTGTGACCGCGGTTATCACACTTTTTGCGTGGGTCTTGACGCTATCCCTTCAG GTCGCTGGATTTGTGATTGTTGTCAGAAAGACTCTCCTGTacccagaagaggaggaagaagggggaaaaacagCAAGGAGGgctaa